A single region of the Lotus japonicus ecotype B-129 chromosome 4, LjGifu_v1.2 genome encodes:
- the LOC130714208 gene encoding uncharacterized protein At1g76070-like — MMMEKLQQMKNKLFKFLPKRPVASMAFQNPPPLSPSGSVTTKACRNRVSIIPKEARRKHRTGSFSKREPTSPKVSCIGQVEGKKMRKVQKQKKVQAKKSDNVPQREKKKTLLWSFTENGESPKQRDEAPSAMSPAPSLGTMKKFSGGRKSMADFGITIVER, encoded by the coding sequence atgatgatggagaaacTACAACAAATGAAAAACAAGTTATTCAAGTTTCTGCCAAAACGACCCGTGGCTTCTATGGCTTTTCAAAACCCACCACCACTGAGTCCTAGCGGAAGCGTTACCACCAAAGCGTGTCGAAACAGGGTTTCAATAATCCCAAAGGAAGCTAGAAGAAAGCACAGAACTGGAAGCTTCAGCAAACGAGAGCCCACTTCTCCAAAGGTTTCATGTATAGGTCAAGTGGAGGGAAAGAAGATGAGAAAGGTTCAGAAACAGAAAAAGGTTCAGGCAAAAAAGAGTGATAATGTCCCACAACGTGAAAAGAAGAAGACCCTGCTTTGGAGTTTTACAGAAAACGGTGAGAGTCCAAAACAAAGGGATGAGGCACCATCTGCAATGTCACCAGCCCCATCATTGGGCACCATGAAGAAATTTTCAGGGGGTAGAAAGTCAATGGCTGATTTTGGTATTACAATTGTGGAGAGGTGA